One window of the Archangium primigenium genome contains the following:
- a CDS encoding O-antigen ligase family protein: MGSAPASSPRPRSLATAALCLYAVGLFLAEGVLQAGAALAVALTLGLLVSRRLRLAPDVRAYALASGALCLWQLVSPGVALLTGAAERWPRSSRYGQTLDTLAGAAVACVGTLGVPWVALGVIVAVGWGVAAVLGVYQHFVPWAWEPPAFLKLSRERLHENFGTEESPHYASGGFFFHRLRFAHGAVSVLGPALAMVGRARSLRTRGLAALVVLALLVSTYVSFARAALGAAVVVCVLALLLLMRGTARRVGLGVAVALVVAVLVTPAWSERAGRALENVVSGERALAMSVGWRLVREHPLVGVGFGNHKPAALRTQAETHITDLLATDAHNLWLTTWAETGLIGLVLQAAVHGLLARALLRRHRGGSLAATGALLSFVGFHILSLVHYLPFHSSVHLSFAFVWGLGLSEGGEILRD; encoded by the coding sequence ATGGGTTCCGCACCTGCCTCCAGCCCCCGCCCGCGCTCCCTCGCCACCGCCGCGCTCTGCCTGTACGCGGTGGGTCTGTTCCTGGCGGAGGGGGTCTTGCAGGCGGGGGCCGCGCTGGCGGTGGCGCTGACGCTGGGGCTGCTCGTCTCGCGTCGGCTCCGGTTGGCGCCCGACGTACGGGCCTACGCGCTGGCCAGCGGCGCGTTGTGTCTGTGGCAGCTCGTGTCTCCTGGGGTGGCCCTGCTGACGGGGGCCGCCGAGCGGTGGCCCCGGAGTTCGCGCTACGGCCAGACGCTGGACACCCTGGCGGGCGCGGCGGTGGCGTGCGTCGGCACGCTGGGCGTGCCCTGGGTGGCCCTGGGCGTCATCGTCGCGGTGGGGTGGGGCGTGGCGGCGGTGCTGGGGGTGTACCAGCACTTCGTGCCCTGGGCGTGGGAGCCGCCCGCCTTCCTCAAGCTGAGCCGGGAGCGGCTGCACGAGAACTTCGGCACCGAGGAGTCTCCCCACTACGCCTCCGGCGGCTTCTTCTTCCACCGGCTGCGCTTCGCGCATGGCGCGGTCTCCGTCCTCGGTCCCGCCCTGGCGATGGTGGGGCGCGCCCGGTCGCTGCGCACCCGGGGCCTGGCGGCCCTCGTGGTGCTGGCCCTGCTCGTGTCCACCTACGTGTCCTTCGCGCGGGCGGCGCTCGGCGCGGCGGTGGTCGTGTGCGTGCTGGCGTTGCTGTTGTTGATGCGCGGCACCGCGCGCCGGGTGGGGCTCGGGGTGGCCGTGGCGCTGGTGGTCGCGGTGCTGGTGACGCCCGCCTGGAGCGAGCGGGCGGGCCGGGCGCTCGAGAACGTGGTGAGTGGCGAGCGTGCCCTGGCGATGTCCGTGGGCTGGCGCCTGGTGCGCGAGCATCCACTCGTGGGTGTGGGGTTCGGCAACCACAAGCCCGCGGCCCTGCGCACCCAGGCGGAGACCCACATCACGGATCTGCTGGCCACGGACGCGCACAACCTGTGGCTGACGACGTGGGCGGAGACGGGGCTGATCGGCCTCGTGTTACAGGCCGCGGTCCATGGGCTCCTGGCCCGGGCCCTCTTGCGCCGCCACCGCGGCGGCTCGCTGGCCGCCACGGGGGCGCTGTTGTCCTTCGTGGGCTTTCACATCCTGTCGCTCGTCCACTACCTGCCCTTCCACTCCAGCGTGCACCTGTCCTTCGCGTTCGTGTGGGGCCTGGGATTGAGCGAGGGCGGTGAGATCCTCCGGGACTGA
- a CDS encoding YkgJ family cysteine cluster protein gives MSLETLCRACGLCCDGSLFSRVPLAPSERVPETALAVVTNDKGGRHVPQRCAALSGTVCQVYAERPLACRRYECLLFGALRSGEVSLDEALAVVTQARALGQEGAPEAVRERYLSFHFGRRP, from the coding sequence ATGTCGCTCGAGACCCTTTGCCGCGCCTGCGGCCTGTGCTGCGACGGCTCGCTGTTCTCCCGGGTGCCCCTGGCTCCCTCGGAGCGCGTGCCCGAGACCGCGCTCGCCGTGGTGACCAACGACAAGGGGGGGCGCCACGTGCCCCAGCGGTGCGCGGCGCTCTCGGGCACGGTGTGTCAGGTCTATGCCGAGCGGCCGCTCGCCTGCCGCCGGTACGAGTGCCTGCTGTTCGGGGCGCTGCGCTCGGGGGAGGTGTCCCTGGACGAGGCGCTCGCGGTGGTCACCCAGGCGCGGGCGCTGGGCCAGGAGGGCGCCCCCGAGGCTGTCCGGGAGCGCTACCTCTCGTTCCACTTCGGCAGGCGGCCGTGA
- a CDS encoding cellulase family glycosylhydrolase → MNRFLVGMSMLSVLAVAPEANARRAPESLTLSNKQLLVNAKPFTVKGVNYHPVPRTGPNNWPDDWTMNRAVAFSDLAKMKEMGVNTLRVYVLYDRLFQNWEEQNDPSTDPSRVDATVLANYRAVLDEADRQGIYVIMNYFLPANVDLRSGQQVKFGKDARTRHKLRFRNIINVFKNRTEFPMVLMWAFGNENNFEWNRGPISAEAMFDFYGEAIREADQQADAAHPYTVVIGDNPQLDIHNSGLLNRAPLVDVWSINMYNTEQGFKNIIQGYPLNKPLLFTEFGYDACQHNQGCDTSNPEGRGSTFAQQQQAAFYKSRWENTMLPNLSARSTSNKLLGGVAFEWNDEWWKDGAGPRDVHNTGGYTNANLGPDYFLNEEWFGLSTALLDGETSGRYYRSAYSELKRMWTATTLQATQAE, encoded by the coding sequence ATGAACCGGTTCCTCGTGGGGATGAGCATGCTGTCCGTGCTGGCCGTGGCACCCGAGGCCAATGCCAGACGCGCTCCGGAGTCCCTGACCCTCTCCAACAAGCAACTGCTGGTCAACGCCAAACCCTTCACCGTCAAGGGCGTCAACTACCACCCGGTCCCCCGGACGGGGCCCAACAACTGGCCCGATGACTGGACGATGAACCGGGCGGTGGCGTTCAGCGACCTGGCCAAGATGAAGGAGATGGGCGTCAACACCCTGCGGGTCTACGTCCTGTACGACCGGCTGTTCCAGAACTGGGAGGAGCAGAACGATCCCTCGACGGACCCCTCGCGGGTGGATGCCACGGTGCTCGCCAACTACCGCGCCGTGCTGGACGAGGCGGACCGGCAGGGCATCTACGTCATCATGAACTACTTCCTGCCCGCCAACGTGGACCTGCGCTCGGGGCAGCAGGTGAAGTTCGGCAAGGACGCGCGCACGCGGCACAAGCTGCGCTTTCGCAACATCATCAACGTCTTCAAGAACCGCACCGAGTTCCCCATGGTGCTCATGTGGGCGTTCGGCAACGAGAACAACTTCGAGTGGAACCGCGGGCCCATCTCCGCCGAGGCGATGTTCGACTTCTACGGCGAGGCCATCCGCGAGGCGGACCAGCAGGCCGACGCCGCCCATCCCTACACGGTGGTCATCGGGGACAACCCCCAGCTGGACATCCACAACAGCGGCCTGCTCAACCGGGCGCCGCTCGTGGATGTCTGGTCCATCAACATGTACAACACCGAGCAGGGCTTCAAGAACATCATCCAGGGCTACCCGCTCAACAAGCCGCTCCTGTTCACGGAGTTTGGCTATGACGCCTGCCAGCACAACCAGGGCTGTGACACCTCCAACCCCGAGGGCCGGGGCTCGACGTTCGCGCAGCAGCAGCAGGCCGCGTTCTACAAGAGCCGCTGGGAGAACACGATGCTGCCCAACCTCAGCGCGCGCTCGACGAGCAACAAGCTGCTGGGCGGCGTGGCGTTCGAGTGGAACGACGAGTGGTGGAAGGACGGCGCCGGGCCTCGCGATGTCCACAACACCGGGGGCTACACCAACGCGAACCTCGGCCCCGACTACTTCCTGAACGAGGAGTGGTTCGGCCTGTCCACGGCGCTCTTGGACGGAGAGACCAGCGGGCGCTACTACCGCTCCGCGTACAGCGAGCTCAAGCGGATGTGGACCGCGACCACGCTCCAGGCCACCCAGGCCGAGTAG
- a CDS encoding Kelch repeat-containing protein: MSSSLPVVGKVPHASLWLEGFGLVPVAGGALLVGGNAWFPDGIGATCRPSDTVLFWELATRQWHPLPPLPQPRLGHATVALPDGRVRVLGGKTPEAHESRTTLVWEPGSRRFQEGPPLLAARSGPIAAGFADGAVLVLGTDFDEDFERGTRAEFLGPEAEAWAPAGQTARLFHPGPVCVSGSRALIAGGRDNGFGFAIVEGVHYAPPLDQMTEVWDRERRVWRQALPLTESRDGALGVTLSDGRVLVVGGWRQGHVLASAEVWDPRTEAWSATGSLATPRSGFALTALPGGRALVSGGLTETSDTGTPTVEIWDPLQGTWAPGTPLRIERAGQQLVEVDPGRFLVVGCTRTPDGGLETTWELWEA; the protein is encoded by the coding sequence ATGTCTTCCTCCCTTCCTGTCGTTGGAAAGGTTCCCCACGCGTCGCTGTGGCTCGAGGGGTTTGGTCTGGTGCCGGTCGCGGGCGGCGCGCTCCTGGTGGGGGGCAATGCCTGGTTTCCGGACGGCATCGGCGCCACCTGTCGGCCTTCCGACACCGTGCTGTTCTGGGAGCTGGCGACCCGCCAGTGGCATCCCCTGCCACCTCTGCCCCAGCCGAGGTTGGGTCATGCCACGGTGGCCCTGCCGGACGGGCGGGTGCGGGTGCTGGGCGGCAAGACGCCCGAGGCGCACGAATCGCGCACCACGCTGGTGTGGGAGCCCGGAAGCCGCCGCTTCCAGGAGGGGCCGCCCCTGCTCGCGGCGCGCTCGGGCCCCATCGCCGCGGGCTTCGCGGACGGGGCGGTGCTGGTGCTCGGGACGGACTTCGACGAGGACTTCGAGCGGGGCACGCGGGCGGAGTTCCTCGGACCCGAGGCGGAGGCCTGGGCGCCCGCGGGACAGACGGCGCGCCTCTTCCACCCCGGTCCGGTGTGCGTGAGTGGGTCGCGCGCGCTCATCGCCGGCGGGCGCGACAACGGCTTCGGGTTCGCCATCGTCGAGGGCGTCCACTATGCGCCGCCGTTGGACCAGATGACCGAGGTCTGGGACCGGGAGCGCCGGGTCTGGCGGCAGGCCCTTCCCCTGACGGAGTCTCGAGACGGGGCCCTGGGCGTCACCCTGTCGGATGGGCGCGTCCTGGTCGTGGGGGGCTGGCGCCAGGGTCACGTGCTGGCCTCCGCCGAGGTGTGGGACCCCCGCACGGAGGCGTGGAGCGCCACGGGGAGCCTCGCGACGCCCCGCTCGGGTTTCGCGCTGACGGCGCTTCCCGGGGGGCGGGCGTTGGTCTCCGGCGGGCTCACCGAGACCTCGGACACGGGCACCCCCACGGTGGAGATCTGGGACCCCCTCCAGGGGACGTGGGCTCCGGGCACGCCCCTGCGCATCGAGCGGGCGGGACAGCAACTGGTGGAGGTGGACCCCGGGCGGTTCCTGGTCGTGGGCTGCACCCGGACCCCCGACGGGGGCTTGGAAACGACCTGGGAACTCTGGGAGGCGTGA
- a CDS encoding neutral zinc metallopeptidase, giving the protein MNWRDGRRSSNVEDRRGQGVGRPLAMGGGVLTLVAAVVVYLLGGDPGVVLSGDPSGAPTQVGTGGSGGQGDPAQEELKEFVSVVLADTEDTWPALLSAEGVRYVQPRLVLFSEAVQSACGFQESAVGPFYCPGDQRVYLDLGFFRQLEQQLDAPGDFARAYVVAHEVGHHVQNLLGISARVHEARGSRRDANALSVRQELQADCFAGIWAHHAQKQRHVLEPGDVEKGLNAASAIGDDTLQRRAGGHVVPESFTHGSSEQRVAWFRRGLEQGTLEACDTFRAGAP; this is encoded by the coding sequence ATGAACTGGCGGGACGGCCGACGCAGCTCGAATGTGGAGGATCGGCGGGGGCAGGGCGTGGGACGGCCCCTGGCCATGGGCGGCGGGGTGCTCACCCTGGTGGCCGCCGTGGTGGTGTACCTGCTCGGGGGCGACCCCGGCGTGGTGCTTTCCGGAGACCCCTCGGGCGCGCCGACCCAGGTGGGCACGGGCGGCTCGGGCGGGCAGGGGGACCCGGCGCAGGAGGAACTCAAGGAGTTCGTCTCCGTGGTGCTCGCGGACACCGAGGACACCTGGCCCGCGCTGCTGTCCGCCGAGGGCGTGCGGTACGTGCAGCCCCGGCTCGTCCTCTTCTCCGAGGCCGTGCAGTCGGCCTGTGGCTTCCAGGAGAGCGCGGTGGGCCCCTTCTACTGTCCGGGAGACCAGCGCGTGTACCTGGACCTGGGCTTCTTCCGGCAGTTGGAGCAGCAGCTCGACGCGCCCGGGGACTTCGCCCGGGCCTACGTGGTGGCGCACGAGGTGGGTCACCACGTGCAGAACCTGCTCGGCATCTCCGCGCGGGTCCACGAAGCGCGCGGCTCGCGGCGGGACGCCAACGCGCTGTCCGTCCGTCAGGAGTTGCAGGCGGACTGCTTCGCCGGCATCTGGGCCCACCATGCCCAGAAGCAGCGGCACGTGCTGGAGCCGGGGGACGTGGAGAAGGGGTTGAACGCGGCCTCGGCCATTGGCGACGACACGCTGCAGCGCCGCGCGGGAGGCCACGTGGTGCCCGAGTCCTTCACCCATGGTTCGTCCGAGCAGCGGGTCGCCTGGTTCCGGCGGGGCCTGGAGCAGGGCACGCTCGAGGCCTGCGACACGTTCCGCGCGGGAGCGCCGTGA